The genomic DNA ATTTGATAGAGGTACACATACTTCTCACAAAAATCCAATTCTTCTTTTAAATGAATCGTCTTTTCTTGATTGGTGTTATTACGTAATAATGCAGAGAAAGCATAGACAACATCTGCTAGTTCTTCACTGCCTTCACTGATGGCATACATTCGAATATATTCCAATGTGTTGTATAGAAAATGCGGATTGATTTGCGCTTGTAATGCGCGCATGTGCGCATCTTGTTGTTTGATTTCTAATTTGTAGATATCTTCCACATACTGATTGATACTGCCTAGCATTTCATTGATTCCAACTGATAGGTCTTTTAGCTCGTATTCAGTGATACTAGTATCCACACGAGTATCTAAATTCCCTCTAGCCACTTCATCCATAGCTTCCATGACACGATCGATTTGTTGAGAGTAACGTTTGAACGTCTTGTATAAAAATAAAAGCAATAACCCATCCAATAAAATGACGCCAATAATCAACGGTGCTAAACTTTTTTCTGTTACTTGGCGAACCGTACGCTTATCCAATGTGGCTAAAATACGATAATCGTCGGACACCTCTTGCGATTGGATAAAATTCGATTTTTCTAATTTCTCTACTGGTAATGTAGAATCTGCTTGTAGGGTCTGACTGATCAACTTTTCTTGCTCAAAGATTCGTTCTTTGCCCAGTGCTCGATCATGAAATGTATACAGCCGATTACTCGTTCCGGAAATCATGTAAAGAGATAACCCCTTAAACGTATTTAAATTCGTTAGCGCTGCATCAAGTTCATCTTTATCAAAACCTACAAACATACTGCCAATTTCTGCGCCACCTTGTGTAATCGTCATTTTGATATAAAAAGCCTGTTTTAATTGTGGCGTTCCCTTCTTGACTGTCCCGCCTTTGTTCTCTCT from Enterococcus mundtii includes the following:
- a CDS encoding sensor histidine kinase, with the translated sequence MNRLDFIFSKGTLLNRLLRKYAIMMIALTMIATIIISVHTFIQRQIQAQQVVNEAVQSTLRTLSDKTTLSKVIKDQFVGDSDKIENTTTYLTKPIDQYLMYAYDRQRQSADFLSFPNVVRDMYVNYEEVSSVYLVFNQLPEYFESTRENKGGTVKKGTPQLKQAFYIKMTITQGGAEIGSMFVGFDKDELDAALTNLNTFKGLSLYMISGTSNRLYTFHDRALGKERIFEQEKLISQTLQADSTLPVEKLEKSNFIQSQEVSDDYRILATLDKRTVRQVTEKSLAPLIIGVILLDGLLLLFLYKTFKRYSQQIDRVMEAMDEVARGNLDTRVDTSITEYELKDLSVGINEMLGSINQYVEDIYKLEIKQQDAHMRALQAQINPHFLYNTLEYIRMYAISEGSEELADVVYAFSALLRNNTNQEKTIHLKEELDFCEKYVYLYQMRYPSRIAYHFTIESSLEEIEVPKFIIQPLVENYFKHGVDFTRFDNALSVKVFEENGLVHLLIRDNGKGITEERLAEISAQLAQSKVKLSGSIGLQNVNERLRASFGPSYQMTLARNATGGLTIHITFKIKRGAADVL